A section of the Leminorella richardii genome encodes:
- the mlaF gene encoding phospholipid ABC transporter ATP-binding protein MlaF, whose translation MNRSTENLVEVRDMSFFRGGRPIFQDINLTVPRGKVTAIMGPSGIGKTTLLRLIGGQLAPSSGEIIFDGDNIPSLSRRRLYEVRKKMSMLFQSGALFTDLTVFENVAYPLREHTRLPEELVRSTVLMKLEAVGLRGAANLMPSELSGGMARRAALARAIALEPELIMFDEPFVGQDPITMGVLVKLIDELNNALGITCIVVSHDVPEVLSIADYAYIVAEHRVIAQGSPTELRANPDPRARQFLDGIADGPVPFRFPAGDYKTELLS comes from the coding sequence ATGAACAGATCGACAGAAAACCTGGTCGAAGTGCGCGACATGTCGTTTTTTCGCGGCGGCCGCCCAATTTTTCAGGATATCAACCTGACAGTGCCGCGCGGTAAAGTCACCGCGATCATGGGGCCATCGGGCATTGGTAAAACCACACTTTTGCGGCTTATTGGCGGGCAGCTTGCTCCCAGCAGCGGCGAAATCATTTTCGACGGGGACAACATTCCTTCACTTTCCCGTCGTCGCCTTTATGAAGTCCGTAAAAAAATGAGCATGCTGTTTCAGTCCGGAGCTCTGTTTACTGACTTAACCGTGTTTGAAAACGTCGCCTATCCCCTGCGGGAACATACTCGCCTGCCAGAAGAGCTGGTGCGCAGCACAGTGTTAATGAAGCTTGAAGCGGTAGGGCTGCGCGGGGCTGCAAATCTGATGCCGTCTGAGCTTTCTGGCGGTATGGCTCGCCGAGCCGCGTTGGCCAGAGCCATTGCGCTGGAACCTGAACTTATCATGTTTGATGAGCCGTTTGTTGGTCAGGATCCTATCACTATGGGAGTACTGGTTAAGCTGATTGATGAGCTTAACAACGCGCTGGGTATTACCTGCATCGTCGTTTCTCACGACGTTCCCGAAGTGTTAAGCATCGCAGACTATGCTTACATCGTGGCGGAACACCGCGTCATTGCTCAAGGTTCGCCCACCGAGCTGCGGGCTAATCCAGACCCTAGAGCCCGTCAGTTTCTGGACGGCATTGCGGACGGCC
- the kdsD gene encoding arabinose-5-phosphate isomerase KdsD gives MSNFNFQQAGKQVLDIERASLEQLYQYINTDFDRACAMMLACKGKVIVMGMGKSGHIGCKIAASFASTGTPSFFVHPAEASHGDLGMITAEDVVIAISYSGESSEIMALVPVIKRLQIPLICMTGNPNSAMGKVADVHLCIHVPQEACPLGLAPTSSTTATLVMGDALAVALLKAKGFTADDFALSHPGGALGRKLLLRVSDIMHAGDEIPRVSVDATLRQALVEITSKNLGLTVICNDDMIIKGIFTDGDLRRIFDQNIDIREAKIADVMTKGGIRVLPSMLAVEALNLMQSRHITALIVAEGDLLKGVVHMHDMLRAGVV, from the coding sequence ATGTCCAATTTTAACTTCCAGCAGGCGGGAAAGCAGGTTCTTGATATAGAAAGAGCCTCACTAGAGCAGCTTTATCAATACATCAATACAGACTTCGACCGCGCCTGTGCCATGATGCTGGCCTGTAAAGGCAAAGTGATTGTGATGGGAATGGGAAAGTCCGGCCACATTGGGTGTAAGATCGCGGCCTCTTTCGCCAGCACCGGAACGCCTTCTTTCTTTGTTCATCCGGCGGAAGCCAGTCACGGCGATCTCGGCATGATCACTGCCGAGGACGTGGTTATCGCCATTTCTTACTCTGGAGAATCCAGCGAAATCATGGCGCTGGTTCCGGTGATTAAGCGCCTACAAATTCCGCTGATCTGCATGACCGGCAATCCCAACAGCGCCATGGGTAAAGTCGCTGACGTTCACCTATGCATTCACGTACCGCAGGAAGCCTGCCCCCTCGGGCTAGCGCCAACCAGCAGCACTACCGCAACGCTGGTGATGGGCGATGCGCTAGCTGTAGCACTGCTCAAGGCCAAGGGCTTTACCGCCGACGATTTTGCCCTATCACATCCCGGTGGCGCACTGGGGCGCAAGCTGCTGCTGCGCGTTAGCGATATCATGCACGCTGGCGATGAGATCCCACGAGTCAGCGTTGACGCTACTCTGAGGCAGGCACTGGTGGAAATCACCAGCAAGAATCTTGGCCTGACGGTTATCTGCAATGACGATATGATTATCAAAGGTATATTTACCGATGGTGACTTACGCCGCATCTTCGACCAGAATATTGACATCAGAGAAGCCAAAATTGCCGACGTGATGACCAAGGGCGGGATCCGGGTTTTACCGTCCATGCTGGCGGTTGAAGCCTTAAACCTGATGCAGTCTCGACACATTACCGCACTCATTGTTGCAGAGGGCGATCTGCTCAAAGGCGTCGTACACATGCATGATATGCTGCGCGCAGGCGTCGTTTAG
- the kdsC gene encoding 3-deoxy-manno-octulosonate-8-phosphatase KdsC: MIETCYGTVDKGIFQKAAAIRLLICDVDGVMSDGLIYMGNQGEELKAFNVRDGYGIHCLITSGIEVAIITGRQSKLVEDRAKTLGITHLYQGQSNKLPAFDSLCRTLSIQPEEIAYIGDDLIDWPVMAKVGLSVSVADAHPLLQPKAHYITRRPGGHGAVRELCDLILQAQGKLESAQGLSI, encoded by the coding sequence ATGATAGAGACGTGCTATGGCACTGTAGACAAAGGCATTTTCCAAAAGGCGGCCGCCATACGGCTGCTTATTTGTGACGTGGATGGCGTCATGTCCGACGGCCTTATCTATATGGGCAATCAGGGTGAAGAGCTGAAAGCGTTCAACGTGCGCGACGGCTACGGCATTCACTGCCTGATCACCTCTGGCATTGAAGTGGCTATTATTACCGGCCGCCAGTCCAAGCTGGTGGAAGACCGTGCAAAAACGCTGGGAATCACGCATCTCTATCAGGGGCAGTCGAACAAGCTGCCGGCGTTTGACTCCCTTTGCCGCACTTTATCTATCCAGCCAGAAGAGATTGCCTATATTGGCGACGATCTTATCGACTGGCCAGTGATGGCAAAGGTTGGACTTTCTGTATCGGTTGCCGATGCCCATCCCTTACTTCAGCCTAAAGCACACTACATCACCCGCAGGCCGGGAGGCCACGGCGCCGTTCGCGAGCTGTGCGACCTTATTTTACAGGCGCAGGGCAAGCTTGAAAGCGCGCAGGGGCTATCAATATGA
- the lptC gene encoding LPS export ABC transporter periplasmic protein LptC, translating into MSKLKTLITVLLTLAVLGLIGWNLADTDAPQPVAPPDDKEPTYQSQQMITIVYNPEGLLNYKLTAEDVKYYAKPEDTWFTLPVMIIFDKEQVAIWSIRANRAKLTKSRMLYLYGDVEVNSLTTTSQLEKIKTDNADIDLTTQDISSDDRVTLYGASFTSEGMKMRGNLRSKTAKLIEKVKTYYEVQPKAGNENAPSP; encoded by the coding sequence ATGAGCAAACTCAAAACGCTAATCACTGTCCTGCTAACGCTGGCGGTTCTGGGCCTGATTGGCTGGAATCTGGCGGACACCGATGCGCCTCAGCCTGTTGCCCCCCCTGATGATAAAGAGCCGACTTACCAAAGCCAGCAGATGATAACCATCGTGTATAATCCAGAAGGCCTACTGAACTATAAGCTAACGGCAGAGGACGTGAAGTACTACGCCAAGCCGGAAGACACTTGGTTTACCCTTCCGGTGATGATCATCTTCGATAAAGAGCAGGTTGCCATCTGGTCGATTAGGGCAAACCGTGCGAAACTGACGAAAAGCCGCATGCTCTATTTATACGGCGATGTGGAAGTCAACAGTCTGACCACCACGTCGCAGTTGGAAAAAATCAAAACTGACAACGCTGATATCGACCTGACTACGCAGGACATCAGCTCTGACGATCGCGTCACGCTTTATGGGGCAAGTTTTACCTCTGAAGGGATGAAGATGCGCGGAAATCTGCGCAGTAAAACAGCGAAGCTGATTGAAAAGGTAAAAACCTATTATGAAGTTCAACCAAAAGCCGGTAACGAAAATGCACCATCACCCTAA
- the lptA gene encoding lipopolysaccharide ABC transporter substrate-binding protein LptA, protein MHHHPKVGRVALIAAALLLTSTSAFALKDDTNQPINITSAQQSLDMTGNIVTFTGDVVVKQGSIDIRADKVVVTRPENDKGKEVVEAFGNPVTFYQMQDSGKPVKGHGQKLRYELATDFVDLTGNAYLEQLDSNVQGDRITYKVKEQKMEAFSNKGKRVTTVLVPSQLQKKN, encoded by the coding sequence ATGCACCATCACCCTAAAGTCGGCCGAGTGGCGCTTATCGCCGCTGCGCTGCTTTTGACCAGTACCTCGGCGTTTGCGCTAAAGGATGACACAAACCAGCCGATCAATATTACGTCAGCCCAGCAGTCACTGGACATGACGGGCAATATTGTGACCTTTACCGGCGACGTGGTGGTTAAACAGGGCTCTATCGACATTCGCGCAGATAAAGTTGTGGTCACACGCCCTGAAAACGACAAAGGGAAAGAGGTTGTTGAAGCTTTCGGCAACCCCGTCACTTTCTATCAGATGCAGGACAGCGGCAAGCCGGTAAAGGGTCACGGCCAGAAGCTGCGCTACGAGCTGGCTACCGACTTTGTCGACCTAACGGGCAACGCCTATCTGGAACAGCTGGACAGCAACGTTCAGGGCGATCGGATCACCTACAAGGTCAAAGAGCAGAAAATGGAAGCCTTTAGTAATAAAGGCAAGCGCGTCACCACGGTTCTGGTGCCGTCCCAGCTGCAGAAAAAGAATTAA
- the lptB gene encoding LPS export ABC transporter ATP-binding protein: MATLTAENLAKAYKGRRVVEDVSLTVNSGEIVGLLGPNGAGKTTTFYMVVGIVPRDAGSIAIDGEDISLLPLHARARRGIGYLPQEASIFRRLSVYDNLMAVLQVRNDLNNQQREDRANELLEEFHIDHLRKNLGQSLSGGERRRVEIARALAANPKFILLDEPFAGVDPISVIDIKKIIEHLRDSGLGVLITDHNVRETLDVCERAYIVSQGHLIAHGTPSAILEDEHVKRVYLGNEFRL, encoded by the coding sequence ATGGCAACATTAACAGCTGAGAATCTGGCAAAGGCCTACAAAGGCCGCCGCGTCGTAGAAGACGTCAGCCTGACGGTGAACTCAGGCGAAATCGTCGGCCTGCTTGGGCCTAACGGCGCGGGTAAAACGACCACCTTTTACATGGTTGTCGGCATTGTTCCGCGCGACGCTGGATCTATCGCTATCGACGGCGAAGACATCAGCCTGCTGCCTCTGCATGCTCGCGCCCGCCGCGGGATCGGCTATCTTCCTCAGGAAGCGTCTATTTTCCGGCGGCTGAGCGTTTACGATAACCTGATGGCGGTTCTTCAGGTTCGCAACGACCTAAACAACCAGCAGCGTGAAGATCGCGCTAACGAGCTGCTGGAAGAGTTCCACATTGACCACCTGCGGAAAAACCTGGGTCAGTCTCTGTCCGGCGGTGAACGCCGTCGCGTCGAGATTGCCCGCGCGCTGGCCGCCAACCCCAAATTTATCCTGCTGGATGAACCCTTTGCCGGCGTTGACCCCATTTCCGTTATCGATATTAAAAAGATCATTGAACACCTGCGCGACAGCGGCCTGGGCGTTCTGATCACCGATCACAACGTTCGCGAAACGCTGGACGTCTGCGAGCGCGCCTATATCGTCAGCCAAGGGCATCTGATTGCCCACGGCACGCCGTCCGCCATCCTAGAAGACGAGCACGTCAAGCGCGTGTATCTGGGCAATGAGTTCAGGCTTTAA
- the rpoN gene encoding RNA polymerase factor sigma-54, protein MKQGLQLRLSQQLTMTPQLQQAIRLLQLSTLELQQEIQTALESNPLLEQADVHDEIESREAPETEQLDTSEALQQSDIPEDLPLDASWDEIYTAGTPSGTRNDYGDDELLVFQGETTLTLQDHLMWQVDLTPFTDLDKAIAIAIIDAVDDAGYLTVSLEDIAESLGQEDETVELDELEAVLKRVQRFDPVGVAARDLRECLLVQLSQLDKTTPGVAEAREIVSEHLTLLGNHDFRTLLKLTRISESLLKEAMQLIQSLDPRPGQSIHSSESEYVIPDVLVRKVHGKWTVELNGESTPRLRINQHYASMTNTHSASDNQYIRSHLQDAKWLIKSLESRNDTLLRVTECIVERQEAFFESGPEFMKPMVLADIAQAVDMHESTISRVTTQKFLHSPRGIFELKYFFSSHVNTESGGEASSTAIRALVKKMISAENPAKPLSDSKIADMLAEQGMVVARRTVAKYRESLSIPPSNQRKQLI, encoded by the coding sequence ATGAAGCAAGGTTTACAGCTCAGGCTAAGCCAACAGTTAACCATGACGCCCCAGCTACAGCAGGCCATTCGCCTGTTGCAGCTGTCGACGCTTGAGCTACAGCAGGAGATTCAAACCGCGCTGGAAAGTAATCCGCTGCTTGAACAGGCAGACGTTCACGACGAAATTGAGTCTCGAGAAGCGCCAGAAACAGAGCAGCTTGATACCAGCGAAGCGCTACAGCAGTCGGATATTCCTGAAGACCTCCCGCTAGACGCATCCTGGGACGAGATCTACACCGCTGGCACCCCGTCGGGTACACGCAACGACTACGGTGACGACGAACTCCTCGTGTTTCAGGGTGAAACCACGCTGACGCTGCAGGATCACCTGATGTGGCAAGTAGATCTCACGCCCTTCACCGATCTGGATAAAGCGATTGCGATAGCCATTATCGACGCCGTTGACGACGCGGGTTATCTTACTGTTTCACTAGAAGACATCGCCGAAAGTCTCGGCCAAGAAGATGAAACCGTAGAGCTTGATGAGCTCGAAGCCGTGCTTAAGCGCGTTCAGCGCTTCGACCCCGTCGGCGTTGCTGCGCGGGATCTGCGCGAGTGCCTGCTGGTTCAGCTGTCCCAGCTGGATAAAACCACGCCGGGCGTTGCCGAAGCGCGGGAAATCGTCTCTGAGCACCTGACTCTGCTGGGCAATCACGACTTTAGAACGCTATTAAAACTGACTCGAATCAGCGAGTCTTTGCTCAAAGAGGCCATGCAGCTGATCCAAAGCCTCGATCCGCGCCCCGGCCAGTCGATACACAGTAGCGAATCCGAATACGTTATTCCCGACGTTCTGGTGCGAAAAGTGCACGGTAAATGGACGGTAGAGCTTAACGGAGAAAGCACGCCGCGCCTGCGCATTAATCAGCACTACGCATCGATGACCAATACTCACAGCGCCAGCGACAATCAGTACATTCGCAGCCACCTCCAGGACGCAAAATGGCTGATAAAAAGCCTGGAAAGCCGTAACGATACGCTCTTGCGCGTCACTGAGTGTATCGTTGAGCGGCAGGAAGCTTTTTTTGAGTCCGGCCCTGAGTTTATGAAGCCGATGGTGCTGGCGGATATAGCTCAGGCTGTCGACATGCATGAATCCACTATCTCGCGGGTTACAACACAGAAATTTCTACACAGCCCGCGGGGCATATTTGAACTAAAATACTTCTTCTCCAGTCATGTGAATACGGAGAGCGGCGGCGAAGCATCCTCTACCGCCATTCGCGCGCTGGTGAAAAAAATGATCTCGGCCGAAAACCCCGCCAAACCGCTCAGCGACAGTAAAATCGCCGATATGCTGGCGGAACAGGGAATGGTGGTCGCCAGAAGGACCGTGGCAAAATACCGAGAGTCGTTATCTATTCCTCCTTCAAACCAGCGCAAACAGCTGATTTGA
- the ptsN gene encoding PTS IIA-like nitrogen regulatory protein PtsN → MSTLSTTQLRAILKPESTRCAVHCSSKKRALEIISELAAEQLNIPTATVFEAILSRERMGTTGIGAGVAIPHGKLEEDTTRAVGVFITLEQPVSFDAADNQPVDILFALLVPFDECQSYLATLSAIAKRFGDKTFCRQLRIAQTDAELYQLLVGTEEAPAEEVDIDEEPHDEK, encoded by the coding sequence ATGAGCACGCTATCTACAACACAATTACGCGCAATTCTTAAACCCGAAAGCACTCGCTGTGCGGTTCACTGCTCCAGCAAAAAGCGCGCGCTGGAAATCATCAGCGAGCTGGCGGCCGAACAGCTAAATATCCCTACTGCAACGGTATTTGAAGCCATTCTCAGCCGCGAACGCATGGGTACTACCGGCATCGGCGCCGGAGTGGCGATCCCCCACGGCAAGCTGGAAGAAGACACTACCCGCGCCGTCGGCGTTTTTATTACGCTGGAACAGCCCGTCAGCTTTGACGCGGCGGACAACCAGCCAGTAGACATTCTGTTCGCCCTGCTGGTGCCATTTGACGAATGCCAAAGCTATTTGGCAACGCTTTCTGCCATCGCAAAGCGCTTTGGTGACAAGACGTTCTGCCGCCAACTGCGCATTGCACAAACGGATGCCGAACTGTACCAACTGCTGGTTGGTACAGAAGAAGCGCCGGCAGAAGAAGTCGATATCGATGAAGAGCCACATGACGAAAAATAA
- the rapZ gene encoding RNase adapter RapZ, with translation MVLMIVSGRSGSGKSVALRALEDMGFYCVDNLPVVLLPQLAETLAKRDTSAAVSIDVRNLPETPEILEEVLNSLPGDFTPQLLFLDADRNTLIRRYSDTRRLHPLSNKNLSLESAIDEEDALLEPLRSRADLIIDTAEMSVHELAEMLRARLLGKRERELTMVFESFGFKHGIPIDADYVFDVRFLPNPHWDPKLRPMTGLDKPVAAFLDRHTEVHNFIYQTRSYLEQWLPMLETNNRSYLTVAIGCTGGKHRSVYVAEQLADYFRSRGKNVQSRHRTLEKRKNDGKNAG, from the coding sequence ATGGTGCTGATGATTGTCAGCGGCCGTTCCGGCTCGGGGAAATCCGTCGCGCTACGCGCACTGGAAGACATGGGATTCTACTGTGTTGATAACCTGCCCGTAGTGCTGCTGCCGCAGCTGGCAGAGACGTTAGCCAAGCGCGACACGTCCGCCGCCGTTAGCATTGACGTGCGCAACCTGCCAGAGACACCAGAAATTCTGGAAGAAGTGCTGAACAGCCTGCCGGGCGACTTCACGCCTCAGCTCCTGTTTCTGGACGCTGACCGCAATACGCTGATCCGCCGCTATAGCGATACCCGTCGCCTGCATCCGCTGTCGAATAAGAATCTGTCTCTGGAAAGCGCCATTGACGAAGAGGATGCTCTCCTCGAGCCGCTCCGCTCTCGCGCCGACCTGATTATCGATACGGCTGAGATGTCTGTTCACGAGCTGGCCGAAATGCTCAGAGCGCGTCTGCTCGGCAAGCGTGAACGCGAGCTGACAATGGTGTTTGAATCCTTTGGCTTTAAGCACGGTATTCCTATCGATGCCGACTACGTGTTTGACGTGCGGTTCTTGCCTAATCCCCACTGGGATCCCAAGCTTCGCCCGATGACCGGATTGGACAAGCCGGTGGCGGCGTTTTTGGATCGGCATACCGAAGTTCACAACTTTATCTACCAGACTCGCAGCTACCTTGAACAGTGGCTACCGATGCTGGAAACCAACAACCGCAGCTATCTGACTGTCGCTATCGGATGTACTGGCGGCAAGCACCGTTCGGTCTATGTCGCTGAACAGCTGGCTGACTACTTCCGCTCCCGCGGCAAAAACGTTCAGTCCCGCCATCGGACGCTGGAAAAGCGTAAAAATGACGGTAAAAATGCGGGCTAA
- the rnk gene encoding nucleoside diphosphate kinase regulator, translated as MLKPTIIINELDAERIDILLERPEFASSPVAQALTEELDRAEIVAPGSMPADVVTMNSRVRFIDLSNQEERVRTLVFPNALTDSNEQLSVMAPIGAALLGLRVGADISWHLPNGTVTQIKVLELLYQPEAAGEHQ; from the coding sequence ATGCTTAAACCCACCATTATCATTAATGAACTGGATGCGGAGCGTATCGATATACTGCTTGAACGCCCTGAGTTCGCTTCATCGCCGGTGGCACAGGCACTGACTGAAGAGCTCGATCGGGCAGAAATTGTCGCACCAGGCAGCATGCCAGCCGACGTGGTCACCATGAACAGCCGCGTCAGGTTTATCGATCTGAGCAATCAGGAAGAGCGAGTGAGAACTCTGGTATTCCCCAACGCCCTGACAGACAGCAACGAACAGCTTTCCGTGATGGCGCCCATTGGCGCTGCACTGCTAGGCCTTCGCGTCGGTGCTGACATCAGCTGGCACCTGCCAAACGGCACGGTAACGCAAATTAAGGTACTAGAACTGCTCTATCAGCCGGAAGCCGCTGGCGAGCATCAGTAA
- the pmbA gene encoding metalloprotease PmbA: MSIVNQVAQQRKELEQAVAQALELAKGASDAAEVSVTKSTGIGVSTRFGEVENVEFNSDGALGITVYHQQRKGSASSTDLSPDAIARTVQAALDIARYTSPDPNSGLGERDLMAFEAPDLDLFHPTELDAERFIEMAALAERTALESSPRITNSEGGSVNSHYGVKVYGNSHGMLQGYCSSRHSMSCCVIAEQDGDMERDYAYTISREMSGLSSAEWVGQEAARRTLSRLAPRKLPTMQAPVMFAAEVATGLFGHLVSAISGGSIYRKSSFLLNDLGKQILPSWLTISERPHVLKGLASTPFDSEGIATHSREIVKAGVLETWLLTSYSARKLGMTNTGHAGGIHNWRIAGQGLGFDAMLKKMGRGLLVTELMGQGVSTVTGDYSRGAAGFWVENGEIQYPVSEITIAGNLKEMFNQIATVGDDIETRSNIQCGSVLIEQMKIAGE, encoded by the coding sequence ATGAGCATAGTGAATCAGGTAGCGCAGCAGCGAAAAGAGCTGGAGCAGGCAGTGGCTCAGGCTCTGGAGCTGGCGAAGGGTGCGTCGGATGCAGCAGAAGTCAGCGTAACGAAGTCAACGGGAATTGGCGTTTCAACCCGCTTTGGTGAAGTGGAAAACGTTGAGTTTAACAGCGACGGGGCGCTTGGCATCACCGTATACCATCAGCAGCGTAAGGGCAGCGCGTCGTCTACCGACCTAAGCCCGGACGCCATTGCGCGTACTGTACAGGCGGCGCTGGATATTGCGCGCTATACCTCTCCCGATCCCAACTCTGGGCTCGGCGAGCGGGATCTGATGGCCTTCGAGGCGCCGGATCTGGACCTATTTCACCCAACAGAGCTAGACGCAGAGCGCTTCATTGAGATGGCTGCGCTGGCTGAGCGCACCGCGCTGGAGTCCTCTCCGCGTATTACCAACAGCGAAGGCGGTAGCGTTAACAGTCACTATGGCGTTAAGGTTTACGGCAATAGTCACGGCATGCTGCAGGGCTACTGCAGCAGCCGGCATTCGATGTCCTGCTGCGTTATTGCCGAGCAGGATGGCGATATGGAGCGCGACTATGCCTATACCATTTCCCGCGAAATGTCTGGCCTTAGCAGCGCAGAGTGGGTTGGCCAAGAGGCTGCTCGCCGCACGCTATCTCGGCTAGCGCCGCGTAAACTGCCGACGATGCAGGCTCCGGTGATGTTTGCTGCCGAAGTGGCGACTGGGCTGTTTGGGCATCTGGTTTCTGCCATCAGCGGTGGCAGCATTTATCGGAAGTCGTCGTTTTTATTAAACGATCTGGGTAAGCAAATTTTGCCTTCATGGCTGACTATTAGCGAGCGTCCTCACGTGCTGAAAGGGCTGGCGTCAACGCCGTTCGATAGCGAAGGGATAGCGACCCATTCACGAGAAATCGTCAAGGCAGGCGTGTTGGAAACCTGGCTTTTGACCAGCTATTCAGCGCGTAAACTTGGCATGACTAACACAGGCCACGCGGGCGGCATCCACAACTGGCGAATTGCCGGGCAAGGGCTGGGTTTTGACGCCATGCTCAAGAAGATGGGGCGCGGTCTGCTCGTGACGGAGCTGATGGGGCAGGGTGTAAGTACGGTAACCGGTGACTACTCTCGCGGAGCAGCAGGCTTCTGGGTTGAAAACGGTGAAATTCAGTACCCGGTGAGCGAGATTACTATCGCTGGCAATCTGAAAGAGATGTTTAACCAGATAGCCACCGTTGGGGATGATATTGAAACGCGCAGCAACATCCAGTGCGGCTCAGTGCTGATTGAGCAAATGAAAATCGCCGGCGAATAA
- the yjgA gene encoding ribosome biogenesis factor YjgA — protein MSKYTEDEQWLDDSLPGNEPEAEDDEIIWVSKSEIKRDAEVLKDLGVELVKLGKNALERIPLDEDLRAAIDLAQRIKKEGYRRQIQLIGKMLRARDVEPIQTALDKLKNRHNQQVAVFHKLESLRDRLIDGGDDAITDVLELYPNGDRQQLRSMVRTAQKERAGNKPPKAYRQIFQYLKDLAEQDE, from the coding sequence ATGAGTAAATACACAGAAGATGAGCAGTGGCTCGACGACTCCCTTCCCGGCAACGAGCCTGAAGCAGAGGACGACGAGATTATATGGGTCAGCAAAAGCGAAATTAAGCGAGACGCAGAGGTTCTTAAAGATCTTGGCGTGGAGCTGGTAAAGCTCGGTAAAAACGCGCTGGAGCGTATTCCTCTTGATGAAGACCTGCGTGCCGCCATCGATCTGGCTCAGCGCATCAAAAAAGAAGGCTATCGTCGCCAGATCCAGCTGATTGGCAAAATGCTGCGCGCCAGAGACGTCGAGCCGATCCAAACCGCGCTGGACAAGCTGAAGAACCGCCACAATCAGCAAGTCGCCGTTTTCCACAAGCTGGAAAGCCTGCGTGACCGCCTGATCGACGGCGGGGACGACGCCATTACCGACGTTCTGGAGCTCTACCCGAACGGTGACCGCCAGCAGCTTCGCTCAATGGTCAGAACCGCCCAAAAAGAGCGCGCGGGCAACAAACCGCCGAAAGCCTACCGACAAATTTTCCAATACCTCAAAGATTTGGCGGAACAGGACGAATAA